Within the Phycodurus eques isolate BA_2022a chromosome 15, UOR_Pequ_1.1, whole genome shotgun sequence genome, the region CAAGATGATTATTTACGTgcgcgacaaaaaaaaaaaaaggcacgcATGATTCCGCGTTTCGTTCACGCGCCGGAGTTAATCGACGTGACATCTCCACCATGAGCCAACAAGCTGTTGCATTGCAGAATTACAATAATGAGCTCGTCAATTGTGAGTGATCGTGGTTTGTTTTCTGATTAGCTCCTTTCAATTTGATATGTGCACGGTAAATTTGGTTAGTGTCTCCAACAAAGTCATTAAATGGCAGCCATGTGCACACCGGTTGTTGTTCTTGgccatgcatatatatatttttaattacatcatatttttttgggataCATTTACCACTCATACTCAGTTGACTTAATCTGGATGTACTGTATAACGTTGATCATGTATTAAATTGAGACCAGCATACAACAGTGTTATTTGATTGCAGTTGCACAGCATGAGACGTTGACTTGTAATTGGGTgcttattcttttcatttttttattttatttattattaaaaaaattttttgggcAACACTTTTAAAAGAACAACCTCAATTGCCATCTGTGGTTACACCTTCGTagggatgggggaaaaaaacaacaacaacaacaacaacaactcagtTTTGACTATCAACTTAATATAAATTAGAATTGTGCTTTGACCTCAGCAATCTGtgccctttttcttttctctcttgaAGAGAAGATCTTCCAGCTGGTTACAGGGGAGCAGATGAGCAAAATGTACCTGTCTGTGTATGCCCTTTTTACGACATTTTTGTCTGATGGTGcaggctgtgaggcagatgggctaaccgCAACACATCATGCCACCTCACTATAATTATGTTCTATTTGTTCATATGTGGAGATATCTTCAGGTAAACTATGTAAAATGTAGAGCTTAAAGCACCTCTCTAatgctgtacaaaaaaaaaaaaaagaaaggcacATTCGCCTGGAACGCTTTGAGGTACAATCCAAGTGGGATAAATCTGACTTCTCAATTTTTGGAATGCAGCAtttgatacatttgagtaggcttgttttttttttttttttttttttttttaaaactcgatCCCTGTAATGCTTCGTTGCAGAAGGAAGGCGCGAGGTGAGCAGGTTTAATAAGCGGGATTAATATAAATCCGATTGCTCCTTAATGGATTGATATtgttggaaatgactgccagttttaTTTCCTTGAGCAAAAATTACATAAAGagaacttgttagtgaaatataatatttttaaaaatttttttaatataaatattttcaagTGCAGAAtgcctttttccttttctttgcgGTCAATTCTTTACAGTGCTCATGGACAACAACCTTCGAGCAGGTTCGGTCAAATCAGTGGAAGAGCATCCGGGTGCAGTCGAGTTAGGACATCGATAATTGGTTTCTGTTCCCCTTCAGGTATTGAGGACCTGTGCTCCAAGCGGGAAGAGTTGAACCGTCAGATCAagctggaggaagaggagaaggaacGACTGCAGCATGACATCCGCGTGTTCTCTGGAAAGCTGAGCAAGGTCAATGAAAGCCTGGCACAAAGAATGGCTGCACGCGCCACCTTCGACCGCACCATCGCAGAGACTGAGGCTGCATACACCAAGGTGTGCATCCGTTGCTGActttaataaattaaacaatgacTGGACTGCATGAACTCACCCAGTAACCACGTTTGAGAACAGCACAGCTGCCTTATAGATTATCTCACTGAAGCGAGTACACctctcacatttttgtaaatatttcatCTTTCAAAGGAACAAGACTTTGCTGCAGTATAACGTAGTAAATTTACTGTCCTCTCAACATAACACAACACACAGCTATGCGTACTGTGTTTACTactgctggcaacaaaagtgaacaCACCCCCAAGTGAAACTGTCCACGTCATTCACACCTGATGTCATTTCCCGCTCTTCACCCACAGATCTTGGAGAGTTCCCAGTCTCTGCTGAGTGTCCTGAAGCATGAGGCCGGAAACCTCAGCAAAGCCTCAGAGCCTCGCAAGAAAGAACACTAATGCAGCAGAAGTGGATCTTAAAAGAAGGACAATTGTAATATTTGattagttgtatttttgaagGTGAGAAAATAGGCCATTTGCCATTGTTTCCTGTGACTGTGATGGATAATAAAAGGACTACAGTTATATTTGAGATACTGCAGAatgtaatgagatccaatagaaGTGCCAAAGTATAAATAACAACTCTCGATATCATACGGTGCAGTTTgataccactgcaaactacgaCCGCAATAATTGTCATATTCTTAAATGAATACGTCTTTTGAcagcagttttatttttactttctgtCAGCTAGTTTCAAGTTTCCGCGGccattgtgggtttttctttctttcacggAATGAACCAACAATCTTGTGGTTCATTCTTCCACGTGTGCATATAATGGGATTCAGCAGAGGagtagttctcaaactttttacaccaaatacCACCTAGGAACTACTTAGCGCTCCAAGAACCATGTATATTTGATACTGTTGTAagacattatgcagtttgaacattgacattgctCTTAAATataggtaaataaaaaaattaaaaaaccctgtacttaaataattatGTTATTGCACATAgaagttaaattaaaaagatgtacctaaataaaatgttttaaagcaaaccGTTCTTAAATATAAATTGCAAATGCGTTGTACTAaacagttaaatacaactgaactcgtCCCGCGTTACACTCATGGTACTGGTACCACACTTCACTTGCAGGAGAGCACAGACATCCACTAAGGCCTggcacacacataaggatttttttaaatcttaaaagattgttTATCTGTtgcagaccccacacatgaaggtAAAATATCAAGCATTTAACTATTTTGGTCGTACTGTGTAAGGTGTGCTCCAATAATCTCAACACCGAACACCACACACATCAAGATTCTGTTGCGCCGCCAATGTAGAAAGTAGTCCTCCAGTGCAGAAATCTTCCTGAGTGTTTCCGAAGAGACCAGAGGCGGGAGTGTTGCAGAATAGCGAATTTCAAAAAAGGACTTGATCtagaaaatacttcttgctatctggggaacccacttttagacaacaacaaaaaaaaaaactatcagtacaatgtgttttttttaaatttttatttatgccTACTTTGCTAATATTCTTTTTTATATAGGTGCCTTTCAAACCACTGAAGGTCACGGTACAAATAGAGTTAAAAGAAAacagtcaataaaataaaaataacaacataaaacatacattaaaacGTCAAATGATatgggaaatgttaaagtgaataGTTCAGAATaggtgtgtcttgagtttggatttgaagatgGCTAAGGAGTGCTGTTTCGGAGGTCAGGTGGTAGTGAGTTCCAAAGACGGGGGACAGAGTGGCTGAAGAGCTGGGTGTCATCTGCGTAACAGTGaaagtgtaaattgaatttatggaaaatattgCTAAGAGGTAGGTGATAAAGAGGTGGGGGCCCAAGACAGAGCACTGGGGGACACCAGAAGAAACGAGGATTTGAATGATTTCATTTGACTGGGTACGGCCGGACAGGTAAGAACTGAACCACTGGaagggtgtgtgtgtaatgCCACTGTGCTAGAGTCTGTTCAGGATGATGGTGTGAGAAATGGTATTGAGAGATACCAAGAGGATGATAATGAGTGGGCCAGTGTACACTACCAGTCAGGGCACCTTTTCAGTTGGCGACATTCCTTTCCACATCAGAATTCACGGTATCATGCCTCAGCTTTCCCCACAAAGATTtatggtcgtaaatattgaacacatttaaCTTTGAGAAGATTGTCGGCCCCAACCCGTTTTTGGACCCTATCGTCAGGACAAATTCACTCCTAACACATCTTAGACCACAGGACAATCTTAAAGGCTAATCTTataagaaataataatagtCCGAGTCTGGCGTTTGCCGTCtttggtcgggaaggggcaacATAGGGACAAAAACAACCAGATTATCTTTGTGTGTCCAGGGCCTAAGGTTCTCATTTGGCGCATGTGCGAGTCCCGATCAAAACAAGACCCCTCACCTCTTCACTTGACAAATGATCTCAAACAGTCACACgcagtatttacatttgttccagttttatatttatttagtgtATATCTGTACAGGTATGACATcgcttttttttgttcaaatcatCAACAATAACTTTCCACAGCTGAGGCAATGGAGACTTGCAGACAAGAAAGCAAAAAGGGTGGACAAAATGGAGTGTTTCACCACAGAGCTTTAATGGCGTGACCACCACAAACTGTTCATTTTGCAAGAGGGAGTGAAAAAGCCGGGAAAATTGCTGGATGAGTGTACATTTaagttgtgtgttttgtttttcttggtaatcaccatttttttttttttttttttttttagaaatattgCTGGTGTTTAAACACAACAGTGTCAAGCTACTGGGGACTCTACCTCTTTGGTCCTTTACTTTACTGATGgatcaaatacaaaaagaaacatTCCTTCCACGAATGTCTTTGCTGAAGGCAACAGTGAGCGTGGGCTGGTCCACAGGTTGTTTTAGACCCTTAACTACACCATGCGTGTCCTCACAGTTGGTAAATGTTgatttacaaatacatttacacaattAAGTGGAGTGTGAAACTGTTTCTTGCATCCCagactaaaaatgtaaaaaacaattttttggggggtgggggggttgagAACCAAACAAAACACCTGACAAGATTTGACAATTTCATTTTGGCAATTTTCTAAGTGTGCAGCTTGTATTTGACAATATTTAGGGTGAAAAGAGTTTAAAGTTTATTGTGCTCATGACAATCCTGTTGTATAGCCCGTGTAGGCTATTAGAAAACTTGGAGAAGTCCATCCATTcagaatgaagaagaagaaaaaaaatatatatacattcaacCATGTGAAAAGACTCATGGTGTGTAAACTGCAATTTAAAGTACAGTTGAACCTCCAAAGTCCAATGCCACAGATATCAAtgatttggagttcaaccataAATTTGAAACTTGGCAGTTCTCACCACACGCGAGACAACAGCAACATAGAAAGTAGGAGCAACACAGTGATttcaatttgcatttatttgacCAATCAAGCTACCATAATGTAGCATTGCTCGGCAAACACCTTGCTTGGTCCCTTGATTACGTATTTGCCAGGCATTATCAAAGGGTGCTTCGTTTTACTTTAATATTTATAGTGCACGATGATTACCATATCTTTATACTTATATAGATTAGCGatgataacctttttttttttttttaatcaaatgattGCCTGTAAATTCAATTCACTTTAAAACTTTGAAGGTTTTGAAATTAAGAACTAGTGTCATGGGATGCATTGTatgtatgtgactttggaggttccgccGTATATGACTATACACTCTAAATTCCTGGCATTTTCAAGGATGAAGATGAACAGACCTGTGGCGTGAGCTACAGTATTAGGCCAACAATCTTCAGAGTCAAGAGTCAAGGCTGTGGCAAGCGTACAAAAGTGGACATTGCATCCATCGGCAGTGCATTCGTCGTGTACAGTTTCATGATGCTTTTCTTTCTGTTCGattttgaaaacacaaaacgtatcaaaacatgaatttctGCATTGCCAGTCTGTAAAAATGGTAAAACAGGGAATCCTTGTTTATAGTCAGCTACTGTGGCATACATGTACAATCTGCtgtcaaataaacaaattcaatagagaaaaaagaaaacccctCATTTTAAGTGCACATAATCTGTCACTGGCTGTTCCTTCACATGAGGTGCAAAACAAAGCGAAAAGAATGACAGTGCAAACGTATGTCGCATCCAAGACTGTACCAGCAATTGCACGTCATTGGACTGCCACAAAGTCTCTGAACAGCATGATTAAACGTCATTGGGTGATGACGAGcagaaaataaatgttgttATAATTTGGTTTTCCAATGTAACTGTACAACAATACTGGCCAGGGGTGAGTCTAAAGAAGGACTGAAGCCATTACAGCAACACTTTAATCGCTTGGCAAtatgagttttaaaaaatgaaaaggtgGTGCATTCCtgtcaataaaaaacaaatcttctTTAAAACCTTTCACACACGATCAAAACATCACCTTCATTTACTTTTAGTGGACCTGCTTTCTCTCCGTGGAATGTGAGAATGCAAGATGTCCGACTGGGCGGATCAGTCTGAACTCGCCCTCTTGCTTCTTTCGACCTTTACACAGAAACCATGATACAAAATTGTACATGAGCAGGTTCTAAGACATGCAAACTTCAACATTGGGAAGCAATAAATACACGAGAAGCTcgggaggaggatgcagaaacATTCGGCCAGGTGATATACTGTACGTCACTCACCAGCAATACAGACATTTTTTGGCAAAGGTCACTTTTTCAAGCATTTATCAAAAAATGAGCGTTGCTACAGATTGACAAAAACTTCCTCCAGGGTGCATGTTGATATAGTTTTTCTTGGCCTCCTCATTGTGAAGAATGGTGTCGAAGTTTGCCTGTTGTTCCACCAACCGTCCAGCAGCTTCAatacgtgaaaaaaaaaaaaaaaaaggcatatgaAAGTTTTACAGTAAGAGAAACAACCTAAGCTGTTGGTTCAACAGAAACCAtgcatgtacaaaaacaaacaaaactatgTGGCACCctttcagatttttcttttgtgttttactACAATCGACGAGACGCAACCTTCAGGTCCGAGATTCGTTAATGGAGTTGTTTAACACTGTCACTGTGGCGTCACCTCCGCATGGGCATTGGCAACTTTTTGTTCTTACTGGGAGCGTGGACTTTAAGCCCATTTCGACCAGTTCCAAGTGTAAACTAGAATGGACGAAAATCACAGGACGGTCTGGAGAAAGGACGTCTGTCCTGATGTTGACAAGCTATTTAATTGGTTCGGATGTTTCGACAGATCAACTGTGCAGGATCTTTTTTGGGAAAAGACAGTCCAGCTGCTTTTTAGGCTTGTCGACCAAAGTGAAACTTGATCTGGAGAAGCTGGCCAACGGTCCGACTTGGGTGATCACGTAGCGAGTGGCGAAAGTACCGAGGCTTGTGTTCCCTGAACGCGTCAGGGAACATGTGCTTGGGCCCGGCAAAGTTAAAAGTGGTTCAGGCTCCGGGTGTGGGGTGTCGGTCCCATTGGTCCCATGGGTGAGGTGCTACCTTCAGTGCTCATTCGACCCAGTGATCAGAAGTAGAGAGCGGGCTCGCTACTGTAGTCTGACAGGGAAGAACTGTCTGCTGGTGTCAGCtaaggacagacaaacaaaatatacatttataatgGTAGAATCTTTAAACTTGTAGGCTACTGATCATATCTAAAAACAGTCACATTTGTGACAATATACCGTAGGAATCATATTTCTAATGTTGAAGCTACTATGGATGACTGGAGTAATGAATTTGAGGAGGTAGAGGCAAGCAGCTTAGTTTTTCTTTGATGCAAATGTTCTCTCAACTGGTTTCACCAAGTCAGTGGCCTACATACAGTATTAGAATTCAGCAATATTTGCACTTTCAAGTGACAGAAGGGTAGGCAACAAGATCAACTAACATGCAGCTTATTATCcaattctaattattttttttgttatatttataattaaatGGGGTCCTCCGTTTATGACGGTCCAGACCGACGCAGTTTCCGGGTTGCAGGCAGCACGCAATGAAGAACTGTCGTCCAAGACACCCTCAGGAGGGAAGTTAAGGAATTATTCTCTTTTatgattctgttttttttttttttaaatttgattattATGTATGACTTTACAACAATGATAGCATAGGTGAGTCAAAGAGACACGTGATGCAGACTTAACAAATTTCAGGCTAGGTCAGTGTAGTAGAAATGGGACTCCGTTGTAATCTGGATGACCCCCTGAAGAGGTGCTCTCCATAAAAATGACCAATTCCTAAATGGCATCGTATTGTGAAAATATCAATGAAACCGAAAATGAACTGACCACTAACAATTTAGACCAAAAGCTTCAAACTCCTGAAATTAGTTGGGCTAATTGGCTTATTTTCTTCTCATATGTAGGTGGTCTTCAGTTTTACGCCATTGCTCCTTGGCTCTTCGAATACAGAACATAAACTGAGGGTTGAAATGAAAATAGAGTTGTAACCCTCTCACCATGACCTCCTCTGTCGTTTGTGTCTGCCGGGAAGTGGCCTCCTCCTTGTTAGCGCTGTCCTCTTGTTTGTATTCCTGCCAGGCGCTGAAGTCCATCGAGTGCTTGGGAATGTAGCTAGAGAGGTCTGCACATAAGAAAATAGACATTATTAATGATGCTACTACTATAGGTCTCCCTTTGTAGATAGAATTGTGCGTGCTTGTCTTAATTCTTTTTCAAAATAGGTTTGAGTGTGTGAcccttggctttttttttttttttttttgaaccctGAAAATATACACAAAAATGAATACACTTTCAGTGGCAAGAGCACAAGGaaatcattaaatataaaaagaatAAGTTTCTTTGGGCAGAGCACTTTATCTGTACTTATAGGTGAGACGGCTCATGTGCCATCAAACCCTTGTGGGGcctcacattttcacaaatgtaGTTTAGAGTGATTCCATTAGGGGTCCCTGTCCTCCCACTTATAGTCTTTCTGCTAAGAATGTTCAAAATCAAACCTAAAAGACGACATTTGGATCACACTGGTATCGCAAAGTGGGCCCTTAAGggcaattatatattatacatttacataaaaCACAATAGACTAAATGGTCAAATGTATTAGGAATGCTGACTATTAATAGGATATGAAAATGTAGGTAACTAtagttaccccccccccccccccccccccctttctaaCTATAACAGCTTCCACTAATCTGGGAAGACTTTCTGTGAGATGTTGGAGTGAGTCGAGCTAAGAATTTTTGTTTGTCCATCCGCAAGATCATAGGTGAGGTCCAAGATCACCGAGTTGACCCAGAGGGCCTGGTTCAGAATCTCTATTCTAGGTCTTATCCAACCATGCCTTTGTGGATCTTGTTTTGTGTACTGCTGGAACAGAGAAAGGCCTTCCCAAAACTGCTCAATCTTTGCaacatggaaaatgttttggcAGAAAGAACAACCGGGATTTGGGGGAAATAAAATTGATTCCGTCAAGGAGTAAAGGGAGAGTTTGCAGGTttcaaaaacc harbors:
- the LOC133413311 gene encoding microtubule nucleation factor SSNA1-like; translated protein: MSQQAVALQNYNNELVNCIEDLCSKREELNRQIKLEEEEKERLQHDIRVFSGKLSKVNESLAQRMAARATFDRTIAETEAAYTKILESSQSLLSVLKHEAGNLSKASEPRKKEH